A genomic segment from Conger conger chromosome 2, fConCon1.1, whole genome shotgun sequence encodes:
- the LOC133122742 gene encoding ras-related protein ORAB-1 yields MSTMNPEYDYLFKLLLIGDSGVGKSCLLLRFADDTYTESYISTIGVDFKIRTIELDGKTIKLQIWDTAGQERFRTITSSYYRGAHGIIVVYDVTDQESFNNVKQWLQEIDRYASENVNKLLVGNKCDLTTKKVVDYTTAKEFADSLGIPFLETSAKNATNVEQAFMTMAAEIKRRMGPGATAGGSEKSNVKIQSTPVKPSSGGCC; encoded by the exons ATGTCAACGATGAATCCAGAATA tgatTATTTATTCAAGCTGCTTCTGATTGGTGACTCCGGCGTTGGGAAGTCCTGCCTCCTCCTGCGATTCGCT GACGACACGTACACTGAAAGCTACATTAGCACTATTGGTGTGGACTTCAAAATCAGGACTATAGAATTAGACGGGAAGACAATTAAGCTCCAGATC TGGGACACGGCGGGGCAGGAGCGGTTTCGCACCATCACATCCTCCTACTACAGGGGCGCACACGGCATCATCGTAGTCTATGATGTCACGGACCAG gaGTCTTTTAATAACGTCAAGCAGTGGCTACAGGAGATAGACCGATATGCCAGTGAAAACGTCAACAAGCTGCTGGTCGGAAACAAGTGTGACCTGACAACGAAGAAGGTTGTGGACTACACAACAGCGAAG GAGTTTGCCGACTCCCTGGGCATCCCCTTCTTGGAAACGAGCGCCAAGAACGCCACCAACGTGGAGCAGGCGTTCATGACCATGGCGGCGGAGATCAAGCGGAGGATGGGCCCCGGGGCCACGGCCGGCGGCTCCGAGAAGTCCAACGTGAAGATCCAGAGCACTCCGGTCAAACCCTCCTCCGGGGGGTGCTGCTGA